The proteins below are encoded in one region of Pseudomonas putida NBRC 14164:
- a CDS encoding amino acid ABC transporter permease, whose protein sequence is MIKHKKAQWPWHGLTALVLVGLAISLYMATSMMSYEWRWNRVPQYFAYKAEDVQRAAGYGTVQEIVIAGDNARVTLKDEQGDEQVLEVAKDSLQLSRGDDVAEGDQIGVTRHWAAGPLAWGLWTTLWLSVVSGALGLVIGLFAGLCRLSSNPTLRDLSTVYVELVRGTPLLVQIFIFYFFIGTVLNLSREFAGVAALALFTGAYVAEIVRAGVQSITKGQNEAARSLGLNAGQSMRHVILPQAFKRVLPPLAGQFISLVKDTSLVSVIAITELTKSGREAITTSFSTFEIWFCVAGLYLLINLPLSHLASRLERRLAQSD, encoded by the coding sequence GTGATCAAACACAAGAAAGCCCAGTGGCCCTGGCACGGGCTGACCGCCCTGGTGCTGGTCGGCCTGGCGATCAGCCTGTACATGGCCACCTCGATGATGTCCTACGAGTGGCGCTGGAACCGCGTACCGCAGTACTTCGCCTACAAGGCTGAAGACGTTCAGCGCGCTGCCGGTTATGGCACCGTGCAGGAGATTGTCATTGCCGGCGATAACGCCCGCGTCACGCTGAAGGACGAGCAAGGTGACGAGCAGGTGCTTGAAGTGGCCAAGGACAGCCTGCAACTGAGCCGCGGCGACGATGTGGCCGAAGGCGACCAGATTGGCGTCACCCGCCATTGGGCAGCCGGCCCGCTGGCCTGGGGCCTGTGGACCACGTTGTGGCTGTCGGTGGTATCCGGCGCGCTGGGCCTGGTCATCGGCTTGTTCGCGGGCTTGTGCCGGTTGTCCAGCAACCCGACCCTGCGTGACCTCTCGACCGTTTATGTCGAACTGGTGCGCGGCACGCCGCTGCTGGTGCAGATCTTCATTTTCTACTTCTTCATCGGCACCGTGCTCAACCTGTCCCGCGAGTTCGCCGGGGTGGCGGCGCTGGCACTGTTCACGGGCGCCTACGTGGCTGAAATCGTCCGTGCTGGCGTGCAGTCCATCACCAAGGGCCAGAACGAAGCCGCGCGCTCGCTGGGCCTGAACGCTGGCCAGTCGATGCGCCACGTGATCCTGCCGCAGGCTTTCAAGCGCGTGCTGCCGCCGTTGGCTGGCCAGTTCATCAGCCTGGTCAAGGACACCTCGCTGGTTTCGGTGATCGCGATCACCGAACTGACCAAGAGCGGCCGCGAGGCCATTACCACCTCGTTCTCGACCTTCGAGATCTGGTTCTGCGTGGCAGGTCTGTACCTGCTGATCAACCTGCCGCTGTCGCACCTGGCCAGCCGGCTCGAGCGGAGGC
- a CDS encoding transporter substrate-binding domain-containing protein encodes MKQYLSRLLVGVTALVAVTAAQAGAIDDAVKRGTLKVGMDPTYMPFQMTNKRGEIIGFEVDILKAMAKSMGVKFEAVSTAYDGIIPALLTDKFDMIGSGMTLTQERNLRLNFSEPFIVVGQTLLIRKELAGEIKSYKDLNNEKYRLTSKLGTTGEMVSKKLIGKAKYHGYDNEQEAVMDVVNGKADAFVYDAPYNVVAVEKAGAGKLLFLEEPFTYEPLAFGLKKGDYDSINFINNFLHQIKHDGTYDRIHDKWFKNKDWLKDME; translated from the coding sequence ATCAAGCAATACCTTTCGCGACTGCTGGTCGGTGTAACCGCCCTGGTCGCTGTAACTGCGGCCCAGGCAGGCGCCATCGATGACGCGGTCAAGCGCGGCACCCTCAAGGTGGGCATGGACCCGACCTACATGCCGTTCCAGATGACCAACAAGCGTGGCGAGATCATCGGCTTCGAAGTCGACATTCTCAAGGCCATGGCCAAGTCCATGGGCGTCAAGTTCGAAGCGGTCTCCACGGCTTATGACGGCATCATCCCGGCCTTGCTGACCGACAAGTTCGACATGATCGGCAGCGGCATGACCCTGACCCAGGAACGCAACCTGCGCCTGAACTTCAGCGAACCCTTCATCGTGGTTGGCCAGACCCTGCTGATCCGCAAGGAACTGGCGGGCGAGATCAAGTCGTACAAAGACCTGAACAACGAGAAGTACCGCCTGACCTCCAAGCTGGGCACCACCGGTGAAATGGTCTCCAAGAAGTTGATCGGCAAAGCCAAGTACCACGGCTACGACAACGAACAGGAAGCGGTGATGGACGTGGTCAACGGCAAGGCTGATGCCTTCGTCTACGACGCCCCATACAACGTGGTAGCCGTGGAGAAAGCCGGTGCCGGCAAGCTGCTGTTCCTCGAAGAGCCCTTCACCTACGAGCCGCTGGCCTTCGGCCTGAAGAAAGGCGACTACGACAGCATCAACTTCATCAACAACTTCCTGCACCAGATCAAGCATGACGGGACCTACGATCGTATTCACGACAAGTGGTTCAAGAACAAGGACTGGCTGAAGGACATGGAATAA